In Bactrocera oleae isolate idBacOlea1 chromosome 5, idBacOlea1, whole genome shotgun sequence, a genomic segment contains:
- the LOC106627031 gene encoding C-mannosyltransferase dpy-19 homolog isoform X2 has translation MKEQKLLLILSQSLIGTGFFFLYVQHVRSIFESRTNIAYLSQLERESLLRREDSLYYSFYKTLTEEADFWSGYDKLTNLTGIEYPQNVNVIQRFHVLPELTIGYLYHLLRRYAFTENFPIFSCWRSNDVRLPLEHRHCDGFGQPMQFYLECVWLLGGVTVLVIYIYGTLLSENIFGGIYAVVSYVMFHSFASKIYDSPMARENFAFPIIFMQMFYLCLCIDRITERKAYHKRFFITIKLTLLTAVALLCWQFSSVIFATQVLIMMAPWTPSSISEVVSSTFTIDYAISQLIATSLAYYCSFNNNKYIFAWHIGPAIGLLFLSIERQVKPQSPNSGVSLKTIWAGLLAAISVQGTLYDMLERTGFARSIDNGFALYRDLIVQWSFQAKVSFTTSIAACNPVYQNLNIAHLWELIKTLIVKPYCMYGVVMLAKFFRKWRKGSEKKNPSKDNVERAKKYVLEDFLEENHISICDMSNKETENDLIECLKLLEDCDYDYNRYKQERTKSKNNKGIEHEEFMNNIKLLKEQIKEGEQQEESTDGNMKPSTSEDKATINSNSIPVAPNVEMNDSGNDVNKDTFTDSSGIPSGIKCDDTSKNTRRSRHKSSDCEVSKADYHSEIFSFHYVYSFVQMAVFTALGLSIKKLFFLCFTQGCVIAPTICSKFWYRKQRNIFWAVSLAVFLTSMVNPGLVNIREEYFPTRQGHASDDLDSMLEWIKINTERDAVFAGPVEIIGTVHLVTRRPIVNHAHLEIRHIHERTEHVYSVFSRQQSSDIYNQYSQLKVQYLIISLQDCSNEIRDECDLLSIWDDLQPSNRKYPQFCSELANKNIPSFLKVFSNDYYGIIKMFSQSVQINLKLSKMPEKVM, from the exons atgaaagaaCAAAAGTTGTTACTTATTCTTTCGCAGTCGTTAATTG GCACCGgctttttctttttgtatgtTCAACATGTGCGTTCAATATTTGAGTCCCGCACCAACATTGCATATTTATCACAATTAGAACGGGAGTCTTTGTTGCGGCGGGAGGACTCGCtctattattcattttataaGACACTTACAGAGGAAGCAGACTTTTGGAGCGGATACGATAAACTAACAAATTTAACTGGCATCGAATATCCCCAAAATGTGAATGTAATACAAAGGTTCCATGTGTTACCAGAATTGACAATAGG atATCTCTACCATTTGCTAAGGCGGTATGCTTTCACAGAAAACTTTCCAATATTTAGTTGTTGGCGGAGCAACGATGTTCGTTTACCTTTGGAACATCGTCATTGTGACGGCTTTGGACAACCCATGCAGTTTTACTTGGAATGCGTATGGCTTCTTGGCGGGGTCACTGTtctagttatttatatatatgggaCATTACTGAG tgaaaatatatttggagGCATTTACGCAGTAGTTTCTTATGTTATGTTTCACAGTTTTGCTTCAAAGATCTACGATTCACCTATGGCACGTGAAAATTTTGCCTTTCCAATTATTTTCATGCAAATGTTTTACCTTTGTTTGTGTATTGATCGCATCACAGAACGCAAAGCATATCATAAGCGGTTTTTTATA acCATCAAATTGACGCTGCTGACAGCCGTTGCTCTTCTCTGTTGGCAGTTTTCTTCTGTTATTTTTGCAACTCAGGTTCTTATTATGATGGCTCCTTGGACGCCAAGTTCAATATCTGAGGTGGTTTCTAGTACTTTTACTATTGATTATGCGATCTCGCAACTTATTGCCACATCACTAGCCTACTACTGTTCctttaacaacaataaatatattttcgccTGGCATATTGGTCCAGCAATTGGACTTCTGTTTCTCAGTATAGAGCGACAAGTCAAACCTCAATCTCCTAATAGTGGCGTTTCGCTCAAAACCATTTGGGCGGGCTTATTAGCGGCAATTAGTGTACAAGGAACTTTATATGATATGTTGGAGAGAACAGGATTCGCACGTTCAATTGACAACGGGTTCGCTTTATATCGTGATTTAATAGTGCAATGGAGCTTCCAGGCAAAAGTGAGTTTCACTACCAGCATTGCGGCCTGCAATCCAGTTTATCAGAATTTGAATATTGCCCATTTGTGGGAGCTTATAAAGACTCTAATTGTGAAGCCATATTGTATGTACGGTGTCGTGATGTTGGCAAAGTTTTTTCGCAAGTGGCGTAAGggtagtgaaaaaaaaaatcccagCAAAGATAATGTGGAACGAGCCAAAAAATATGTGCTTGAGGATTTTTTGGAAGAGAACCACATATCAATCTGTGATATGTCAAATAAGGAGACGGAGAATGATTTAATTGAATGTCTTAAGTTACTAGAAGATTGTGACTATGACTACAATCGCTATAAACAAGAGAGAACTAAGTCGAAGAACAATAAAGGCATTGAACACGAAGAGTTtatgaataatataaaattattaaaagagcAAATTAAAGAAG GAGAGCAACAAGAAGAAAGTACTGATGGAAATATGAAACCGTCCACAAGTGAGGATAAAGCAACAATAAACAGTAACTCGATCCCAGTAGCACCAAACGTAGAAATGAACGATTCTGGGAATGATGTGAATAAAGACACTTTTACCGATAGTAGTGGCATACCGAGTGGTATAAAATGTGACGATACCAGTAAAAACACACGACGTTCACGGCATAAAAGCTCGGACTGCGAAGTTTCCAAAGCTGACTATCATAGCGAGATTTTCAGTTTCCATTATGTCTATAGCTTTGTGCAAATGGCCGTTTTTACCGCCTTAGGgcttagtataaaaaaattattcttcctTTGTTTCACTCAAGGTTGTGTTATTGCGCCGACAATATGCTCTAAGTTTTGGTATCGCAAACAACGCAATATATTTTGGGCAGTATCATTGGCGGTTTTTTTAACCAGCATGGTCAATCCCGGTTTAGTA AATATACGTGAAGAATACTTTCCTACACGCCAAGGACATGCTAGTGATGATTTAGATAGCATGTTGGAATGGATAAAAATTAATACGGAGCGTGACGCTGTTTTTGCAG GTCCAGTAGAAATTATTGGCACGGTGCATTTAGTTACTAGACGCCCGATTGTAAACCACGCCCACTTGGAAATACGTCATATCca TGAACGCACCGAACATGTCTACTCAGTGTTCAGCCGCCAACAGTCATCTGATATTTACAATCAATACTCACAACTTAAAGTGCAATATTTGATTATATCACTCCAGGACTGCAGCAATGAAATTCG tgatGAATGTGACCTACTTTCGATTTGGGATGACCTGCAGCCGTCGAATCGCAAATATCCGCAATTTTGTTCAGAATTGGCAAACAAGAATATACCTAGCTTCTTGAAAGTATTCTCTAATGATTATTACGGTATTATTAAGATGTTTTCGCAGAGTGTACAAATTAATTTGAAGCTCAGTAAGATGCCCGAAAAAGTAATGTAG
- the Tim8 gene encoding mitochondrial import inner membrane translocase subunit Tim8, translating into MSDFDSLSSVSSDKELQEFLMIEKQKAQVNAQIHEFNDICWEKCIGKPGSKLDSSTETCLSNCVDRFIDTSLLVTQRFAQLLQKRSGAL; encoded by the exons aTGTCTGATTTTGATTCACTATCGTCGGTTTCAAGCGATAAGGAACTACAGGAATTTTTGATGATTGAAAAACAAAAGGCTCAAGTGAATGCACAG ATACATGAGTTCAATGATATCTGTTGGGAGAAGTGCATTGGCAAACCAGGTTCGAAACTCGACAGTTCGACAGAAACATGTTTAAGCAATTGCGTTGATCGTTTCATTGATACATCATTGCTAGTCACGCAGCGCTTTGCACAACTATTACAAAAGCGTTCGGGTGCATTATAA
- the LOC106627031 gene encoding C-mannosyltransferase dpy-19 homolog isoform X1 produces the protein MKEQKLLLILSQSLIGTGFFFLYVQHVRSIFESRTNIAYLSQLERESLLRREDSLYYSFYKTLTEEADFWSGYDKLTNLTGIEYPQNVNVIQRFHVLPELTIGYLYHLLRRYAFTENFPIFSCWRSNDVRLPLEHRHCDGFGQPMQFYLECVWLLGGVTVLVIYIYGTLLSENIFGGIYAVVSYVMFHSFASKIYDSPMARENFAFPIIFMQMFYLCLCIDRITERKAYHKRFFITIKLTLLTAVALLCWQFSSVIFATQVLIMMAPWTPSSISEVVSSTFTIDYAISQLIATSLAYYCSFNNNKYIFAWHIGPAIGLLFLSIERQVKPQSPNSGVSLKTIWAGLLAAISVQGTLYDMLERTGFARSIDNGFALYRDLIVQWSFQAKVSFTTSIAACNPVYQNLNIAHLWELIKTLIVKPYCMYGVVMLAKFFRKWRKGSEKKNPSKDNVERAKKYVLEDFLEENHISICDMSNKETENDLIECLKLLEDCDYDYNRYKQERTKSKNNKGIEHEEFMNNIKLLKEQIKEGNQRRDQNNRNISKSNHSENSGEQQEESTDGNMKPSTSEDKATINSNSIPVAPNVEMNDSGNDVNKDTFTDSSGIPSGIKCDDTSKNTRRSRHKSSDCEVSKADYHSEIFSFHYVYSFVQMAVFTALGLSIKKLFFLCFTQGCVIAPTICSKFWYRKQRNIFWAVSLAVFLTSMVNPGLVNIREEYFPTRQGHASDDLDSMLEWIKINTERDAVFAGPVEIIGTVHLVTRRPIVNHAHLEIRHIHERTEHVYSVFSRQQSSDIYNQYSQLKVQYLIISLQDCSNEIRDECDLLSIWDDLQPSNRKYPQFCSELANKNIPSFLKVFSNDYYGIIKMFSQSVQINLKLSKMPEKVM, from the exons atgaaagaaCAAAAGTTGTTACTTATTCTTTCGCAGTCGTTAATTG GCACCGgctttttctttttgtatgtTCAACATGTGCGTTCAATATTTGAGTCCCGCACCAACATTGCATATTTATCACAATTAGAACGGGAGTCTTTGTTGCGGCGGGAGGACTCGCtctattattcattttataaGACACTTACAGAGGAAGCAGACTTTTGGAGCGGATACGATAAACTAACAAATTTAACTGGCATCGAATATCCCCAAAATGTGAATGTAATACAAAGGTTCCATGTGTTACCAGAATTGACAATAGG atATCTCTACCATTTGCTAAGGCGGTATGCTTTCACAGAAAACTTTCCAATATTTAGTTGTTGGCGGAGCAACGATGTTCGTTTACCTTTGGAACATCGTCATTGTGACGGCTTTGGACAACCCATGCAGTTTTACTTGGAATGCGTATGGCTTCTTGGCGGGGTCACTGTtctagttatttatatatatgggaCATTACTGAG tgaaaatatatttggagGCATTTACGCAGTAGTTTCTTATGTTATGTTTCACAGTTTTGCTTCAAAGATCTACGATTCACCTATGGCACGTGAAAATTTTGCCTTTCCAATTATTTTCATGCAAATGTTTTACCTTTGTTTGTGTATTGATCGCATCACAGAACGCAAAGCATATCATAAGCGGTTTTTTATA acCATCAAATTGACGCTGCTGACAGCCGTTGCTCTTCTCTGTTGGCAGTTTTCTTCTGTTATTTTTGCAACTCAGGTTCTTATTATGATGGCTCCTTGGACGCCAAGTTCAATATCTGAGGTGGTTTCTAGTACTTTTACTATTGATTATGCGATCTCGCAACTTATTGCCACATCACTAGCCTACTACTGTTCctttaacaacaataaatatattttcgccTGGCATATTGGTCCAGCAATTGGACTTCTGTTTCTCAGTATAGAGCGACAAGTCAAACCTCAATCTCCTAATAGTGGCGTTTCGCTCAAAACCATTTGGGCGGGCTTATTAGCGGCAATTAGTGTACAAGGAACTTTATATGATATGTTGGAGAGAACAGGATTCGCACGTTCAATTGACAACGGGTTCGCTTTATATCGTGATTTAATAGTGCAATGGAGCTTCCAGGCAAAAGTGAGTTTCACTACCAGCATTGCGGCCTGCAATCCAGTTTATCAGAATTTGAATATTGCCCATTTGTGGGAGCTTATAAAGACTCTAATTGTGAAGCCATATTGTATGTACGGTGTCGTGATGTTGGCAAAGTTTTTTCGCAAGTGGCGTAAGggtagtgaaaaaaaaaatcccagCAAAGATAATGTGGAACGAGCCAAAAAATATGTGCTTGAGGATTTTTTGGAAGAGAACCACATATCAATCTGTGATATGTCAAATAAGGAGACGGAGAATGATTTAATTGAATGTCTTAAGTTACTAGAAGATTGTGACTATGACTACAATCGCTATAAACAAGAGAGAACTAAGTCGAAGAACAATAAAGGCATTGAACACGAAGAGTTtatgaataatataaaattattaaaagagcAAATTAAAGAAGGTAACCAACGAAGAGATCAGAATAATCGAAACATTTCTAAAAGTAATCATTCTGAGAATTCAGGAGAGCAACAAGAAGAAAGTACTGATGGAAATATGAAACCGTCCACAAGTGAGGATAAAGCAACAATAAACAGTAACTCGATCCCAGTAGCACCAAACGTAGAAATGAACGATTCTGGGAATGATGTGAATAAAGACACTTTTACCGATAGTAGTGGCATACCGAGTGGTATAAAATGTGACGATACCAGTAAAAACACACGACGTTCACGGCATAAAAGCTCGGACTGCGAAGTTTCCAAAGCTGACTATCATAGCGAGATTTTCAGTTTCCATTATGTCTATAGCTTTGTGCAAATGGCCGTTTTTACCGCCTTAGGgcttagtataaaaaaattattcttcctTTGTTTCACTCAAGGTTGTGTTATTGCGCCGACAATATGCTCTAAGTTTTGGTATCGCAAACAACGCAATATATTTTGGGCAGTATCATTGGCGGTTTTTTTAACCAGCATGGTCAATCCCGGTTTAGTA AATATACGTGAAGAATACTTTCCTACACGCCAAGGACATGCTAGTGATGATTTAGATAGCATGTTGGAATGGATAAAAATTAATACGGAGCGTGACGCTGTTTTTGCAG GTCCAGTAGAAATTATTGGCACGGTGCATTTAGTTACTAGACGCCCGATTGTAAACCACGCCCACTTGGAAATACGTCATATCca TGAACGCACCGAACATGTCTACTCAGTGTTCAGCCGCCAACAGTCATCTGATATTTACAATCAATACTCACAACTTAAAGTGCAATATTTGATTATATCACTCCAGGACTGCAGCAATGAAATTCG tgatGAATGTGACCTACTTTCGATTTGGGATGACCTGCAGCCGTCGAATCGCAAATATCCGCAATTTTGTTCAGAATTGGCAAACAAGAATATACCTAGCTTCTTGAAAGTATTCTCTAATGATTATTACGGTATTATTAAGATGTTTTCGCAGAGTGTACAAATTAATTTGAAGCTCAGTAAGATGCCCGAAAAAGTAATGTAG
- the LOC106627027 gene encoding coiled-coil domain-containing protein 137 isoform X1 encodes MVRSRKIPARKHHGVRDPLKQLEEKEKQLRKVTNNPPERDNQQVSFKFAQFKKLVEDTKAGKKIKRIHKGKEDIPKDKLTHPKKNGHIQQLKEESDEDYLKRVNRITSQSLREAQYEAKYGVNVIRNPKTGEISIIKKPKNEIDELLREKQKNKSKGNMSRNKGKEKTGKPLDPEVAKELIKQAIKEDKVEKSHQNHDLDEYKHDVVRFGEIVHAPPTFTTLPRRAEKSETVPRPGKKANLLLKTLLPDTKCDHDQLESKCKPVSSKVEKVSLSGKRKKLPVATRKMIEDEQSKFIEIYRNMKKKRVLTS; translated from the exons ATGGTGCGTAGCAGAAAAATTCCTGCCCGCAAACACCATGGAGTTCGAGACCCACTAAAACAActtgaagaaaaagaaaaaca acTTAGGAAAGTTACGAACAATCCTCCTGAACGTGATAATCAGCAAGTTTCTTTCAAATTTGCACAATTTAAAAAGCTGGTTGAAGACACCAAAGCTGGTAAGAAAATTAAGCGAATCCATAAAGGAAAAGAAGATATACCTAAAGATAAATTAACACATCCCAAAAAAAATGGACACATTCAACAATTAAAAGAAGAGTCTGATGAAGATTACTTAAAGCGTGTGAATAGAATAACGTCCCAATCCTTGCGGGAAGCACAATATGAAGCCAAGTATGGTGTAAATGTTATTCGAAATCCAAAAACTGGAGAAATTTCAATAATCAAGAAGCCAAAGAATGAAATTGATGAATTACTaagagaaaaacaaaagaataaaAGTAAAGGTAATATGTCCAGAAATaaaggaaaagaaaaaacaGGAAAGCCTCTGGATCCAGAAGTTGCAAAAGAATTGATTAAACAAGCCATTAAGGAAGATAAAGTAGAg AAATCTCATCAAAATCACGATTTGGATGAATATAAACATGATGTAGTACGCTTTGGAGAAATTGTACATGCACCTCCAACATTTACAACGTTGCCTCGAAGAGCTGAAAAATCTGAGACCGTTCCAAGA CCAGGAAAAAAAGCCAATTTACTACTGAAAACACTATTGCCTGATACCAAATGTGATCACGATCAATTGGAGAGTAAATGTAAACCAGTTTCAAGTAAAGTAGAAAAAGTAAGTCTTAGCGGTAAGAGGAAAAAACTTCCTGTTGCTACAAGAAAAATGATTGAAGACGAACAAAGCAAATTTATCGAAATTTATAGGAATATGAAGAAAAAACGAGTATTGACATCTTGA
- the LOC106627027 gene encoding coiled-coil domain-containing protein 137 isoform X2: protein MVRSRKIPARKHHGVRDPLKQLEEKEKQLRKVTNNPPERDNQQVSFKFAQFKKLVEDTKAGKKIKRIHKGKEDIPKDKLTHPKKNGHIQQLKEESDEDYLKRVNRITSQSLREAQYEAKYGVNVIRNPKTGEISIIKKPKNEIDELLREKQKNKSKGNMSRNKGKEKTGKPLDPEVAKELIKQAIKEDKKSHQNHDLDEYKHDVVRFGEIVHAPPTFTTLPRRAEKSETVPRPGKKANLLLKTLLPDTKCDHDQLESKCKPVSSKVEKVSLSGKRKKLPVATRKMIEDEQSKFIEIYRNMKKKRVLTS from the exons ATGGTGCGTAGCAGAAAAATTCCTGCCCGCAAACACCATGGAGTTCGAGACCCACTAAAACAActtgaagaaaaagaaaaaca acTTAGGAAAGTTACGAACAATCCTCCTGAACGTGATAATCAGCAAGTTTCTTTCAAATTTGCACAATTTAAAAAGCTGGTTGAAGACACCAAAGCTGGTAAGAAAATTAAGCGAATCCATAAAGGAAAAGAAGATATACCTAAAGATAAATTAACACATCCCAAAAAAAATGGACACATTCAACAATTAAAAGAAGAGTCTGATGAAGATTACTTAAAGCGTGTGAATAGAATAACGTCCCAATCCTTGCGGGAAGCACAATATGAAGCCAAGTATGGTGTAAATGTTATTCGAAATCCAAAAACTGGAGAAATTTCAATAATCAAGAAGCCAAAGAATGAAATTGATGAATTACTaagagaaaaacaaaagaataaaAGTAAAGGTAATATGTCCAGAAATaaaggaaaagaaaaaacaGGAAAGCCTCTGGATCCAGAAGTTGCAAAAGAATTGATTAAACAAGCCATTAAGGAAGATAAA AAATCTCATCAAAATCACGATTTGGATGAATATAAACATGATGTAGTACGCTTTGGAGAAATTGTACATGCACCTCCAACATTTACAACGTTGCCTCGAAGAGCTGAAAAATCTGAGACCGTTCCAAGA CCAGGAAAAAAAGCCAATTTACTACTGAAAACACTATTGCCTGATACCAAATGTGATCACGATCAATTGGAGAGTAAATGTAAACCAGTTTCAAGTAAAGTAGAAAAAGTAAGTCTTAGCGGTAAGAGGAAAAAACTTCCTGTTGCTACAAGAAAAATGATTGAAGACGAACAAAGCAAATTTATCGAAATTTATAGGAATATGAAGAAAAAACGAGTATTGACATCTTGA
- the Rab39 gene encoding ras-related protein rab-39, translating to MVEPIFDYQFRLILIGDSTVGKSSLLKFFTDGKFAELSDPTVGVDFFARLMEMKDGTQIKLQLWDTAGQERFRSITKSYYRNSVGVLLVYDITNYASFEHISLWMMEAQRHIEPHRPVFALVGCKLDLVNAGGRREVNTEEAQTFANQNGLHFVETSARNGVNVEEAFRMVTQEVYARIRSGEYKVEDGWDGIKTGFARPNSLDFNLVMAEPEKSSCC from the exons ATGGTTGAACCTATTTTTGATTACCAATTTCGGCTGATTCTAATTGGTGATAGTACAGTGGGCAAAAGTTCGTTACTCAAATTCTTTACAGATGGTAAATTCGCCGAG CTATCTGACCCCACTGTTGGTGTTGACTTTTTTGCCCGCTTGATGGAAATGAAGGATGGAACCCAAATAAAACTCCAACTATGGGACACAGCTGGTCAAGAACGTTTTCGCTCAATTACAAAATCATACTACCGAAACTCGGTTGGGGTATTGTTGGTATATGACATAACAAATTATGCTAGCTTTGAACATATTTCGCTTTGGATGATGGAAGCCCAGCGCCACATTGAACCGCATCGCCCAGTGTTTGCATTAGTCGGTTGTAAATTAGACCTGGTAAATGCCGGTGGTCGTCGAGAAGTAAATACAGAGGAAGCACAAACTTTTGCCAACCAAAATGGCTTGCATTTTGTTGAGACTTCAGCTAGGAATGGTGTTAACGTTGAAGAAGCTTTTCGTATGGTTACACAGGAGGTATATGCACGAATACGTTCAGGAGAATACAAAGTAGAGGATGGCTGGGATGGTATAAAAACTGGATTTGCACGTCCAAATAGCTTAGATTTTAATTTGGTTATGGCTGAGCCAGAAAAATCGTCGTGTTGCTGA